The following coding sequences lie in one Sorghum bicolor cultivar BTx623 chromosome 6, Sorghum_bicolor_NCBIv3, whole genome shotgun sequence genomic window:
- the LOC8057487 gene encoding betaine aldehyde dehydrogenase 1, translated as MAPPQTVPRRGLFIGGAWREPCLGRRLPVVNPATEATIGDIPAGTAEDVEIAVAAARDAFSRDGGRHWSRASGAMRANFLRAIAAKIKDRKSELALLETLDSGKPLDEASADMDDVAACFEYYADLAEALDGKQRSPISLPMENFKSYVLKEPIGVVGLITPWNYPLLMATWKVAPALAAGCTAVLKPSELASVSCLELGAICMEIGLPPGVFNVITGLGPEAGAPLSSHPHVDKIAFTGSTETGKRIMTSAAQMVKPVSLELGGKSPLIVFDDIRDIDKAVEWTMFGIFANAGQVCSATSRLLLHEKIAKKFLDRLVAWAKNIKVSDPLEEGCRLGSVVSEGQYEKIKKFISTARSEGATILYGGARPQHLKRGFFLEPTIITDISTSMQIWREEVFGPVICVKEFRRESEAVELANDTQYGLAGAVISDDQERCERISKALQSGIIWINCSQPCFVQAPWGGNKRSGFGRELGEWGLDNYMTVKQVTKYCSDEPWGWYQPPSKL; from the exons atggcgccgccgcagaCGGTCCCCCGGCGCGGCCTCTTCATTGGCGGGGCCTGGAGGGAGCCGTGCCTCGGGCGCCGCCTCCCCGTCGTCAACCCGGCCACGGAGGCCACCATCG GCGACATCCCGGCGGGCACGGCGGAGGACGTGGAGATCGCGGTCGCCGCGGCGCGGGACGCGTTCTCCCGCGACGGCGGGAGGCACTGGTCGCGTGCCTCTGGGGCCATGCGAGCCAACTTTCTCAGAGCGATCGCCGCCAAG ATTAAAGATAGGAAATCTGAGCTGGCTTTGCTGGAGACACTTGATTCTGGGAAACCTCTGGATGAAGCAAGTGCAGACATG GATGATGTCGCTGCATGCTTTGAGTACTATGCTGATCTGGCGGAAGCTTTAGATGGGAAGCAACGTTCACCAATCTCTCTGCCTATGGAAAACTTCAAGTCATATGTACTTAAAGAACCCATTGGGGTTGTTGGACTGATCACTCCTTG GAACTATCCTCTGTTGATGGCAACTTGGAAGGTCGCACCTGCCTTGGCTGCTGGGTGTACAGCTGTATTAAAGCCTTCAGAATTGGCTTCTGT GAGTTGCTTAGAGCTTGGTGCAATATGTATGGAAATAGGCCTACCaccaggtgtcttcaatgtAATTACTGGTCTGGGCCCTGAAGCTGGTGCTCCATTATCCTCACATCCCCATGTGGATAAG ATTGCTTTTACTGGAAGTACAGAAACTGGTAAGAGGATAATGACTTCAGCTGCCCAAATGGTTAAG CCTGTTTCATTAGAGCTTGGTGGCAAAAGTCCTCTTATTGTCTTTGATGACATTCGTGACATTGACAAAG CTGTTGAATGGACCATGTTTGGGATCTTCGCAAATGCTGGTCAAGTCTGCAGTGCTACTTCTCGTCTACTGCTGCAT GAGAAAATTGCAAAGAAATTCTTGGATAGATTGGTTGCATGGGCAAAGAATATAAAAGTCTCAGATCCACTGGAGGAAGGCTGCAGACTGGGTTCAGTTGTCAGTGAAGGACAG TACGAAAAGATAAAGAAGTTCATCTCAACTGCAAGAAGTGAAGGTGCCACAATTCTGTATGGAGGTGCCCGACCACAG CATCTCAAAAGAGGGTTCTTTCTTGAACCTACAATTATAACAGATATTAGTACGTCAATGCAAATTTGGCGAGAGGAAGTCTTTGGACCTGTCATCTGCGTTAAAGAATTCAGGAGAGAGAGTGAAGCTGTGGAACTTGCAAATGATACTCA GTATGGTTTAGCTGGTGCCGTGATCTCCGATGATCAAGAGAGGTGCGAGCGCATTTCAAAG GCTCTTCAATCTGGCATTATTTGGATAAACTGCTCGCAACCATGCTTCGTCCAAGCTCCATGGGGAGGGAACAAGCGGAGCGGTTTTGGTCGGGAGCTCGGAGAATG GGGCCTTGATAACTACATGACCGTGAAGCAAGTCACCAAGTATTGCTCGGATGAACCGTGGGGATGGTACCAGCCTCCATCCAAGCTGTGA